From the Myripristis murdjan chromosome 14, fMyrMur1.1, whole genome shotgun sequence genome, one window contains:
- the LOC115371236 gene encoding uncharacterized protein LOC115371236 has translation MEADVSESRWRNVLTSIIEDLTEKHYKKMLSSLNVIPQGQWSRPREEMPHIIIETLGRERSISEMQRVLEDLPRKDDKIQEPLRPFVEKLKKKQQQEESKGLKRKHENTSKDEEGAGKKRKSSSRKGGTAGRSRSRSGGPGAEENQENACRSRSNTEPPRKTIRHLKESWHLGGGNIIGKVFQKSGLRPSETKGKQTALFHLGLADETECVRVTVYGKQRYAQIKVGSCYLFRDVSKENNVVKVTGKIEEAGGVRVPAALQLEARTAVDPRKPVCSIREAKAARPKTTVSVSGTVTQVQEAQGNKGPRRFLHLQDDSGSVRVDLWDGEAERCRASPRDSVRVTNVRTNHYNDTVSLNSTGLTRVDKVVAASVQTGTLEITGVFECSSTTSRLEAVFAGQVMAFSATNKKLAEAFNIKPGGCFEDGLLAKMPLFGQAEVRGKKIIAIKKM, from the exons ATGGAGGCCGACGTCTCAGAGAGCCGCTGGAGGAACGTGCTGACCTCCATCATAGAGGATCTGACCGAAAAACACTACAAGAAGATGCTGTCCTCTCTGAACGTCATCCCCCAGGGTCAGTGGAGCAGGCCCCGAGAGGAAATGCCCCACATCATCATCGAGACGCTGGGCAGAGAGCGCTCCATCTCTGAGATGCAGCGAGTCCTGGAGGACCTCCCCAGGAAAGACGACAAAATCCAGGAGCCGCTGCGCCCCTTTGTGGAGAAACTGAAGAAGAAACAGCAACAAGAGGAGAGTAAAG GGCTGAAGCGGAAACACGAGAACACATCAAAGGATGAGGAGGGTGCTG ggaagaagaggaaaagcagcagcaggaagggcGGGACGGCTG gccggagccggagccggagcgGCGGTCCCGGGGCCGAG GAGAACCAGGAGAACGCCTGTCGCTCTCGGAGTAACACTGAGCCACCG agGAAAACCATCCGCCACCTGAAAGAAAGCTGGCACCTCGGCGGCGGGAATATCATCGGGAAGGTGTTCCAGAAGTCCGGGCTGCGTCCCTCCGAGACGAAAGGCAAGCAGACGGCTCTGTTTCACCTGGGCCTCGCCGACGAAACCGAGTGCGTCCGAGTGACCGTCTACGGCAAGCAGCGCTACGCACAAATCAAAGTCGGGAGCTGCTACCTGTTCAGAGACGTGAGCAAAGAGAATAACGTTGTGAAAGTCACCGGCAAAATCGAGGAGGCCGGCGGCGTCCGCGTCCCTGCGGCGCTGCAGCTGGAGGCCCGGACCGCCGTCGACCCCCGCAAGCCGGTCTGCTCCATCAGAGAGGCCAAAGCAGCTCGTCCCAAAACCACCGTGAGCGTCAGCGGGACCGTGACCCAG GTGCAGGAGGCCCAGGGGAACAAGGGGCCGCGGAGGTTCCTCCACCTGCAGGACGACTCGGGCTCGGTCCGGGTCGACCTGTGGGACGGCGAGGCCGAGCGCTGCCGGGCGTCGCCCAGAGACTCGGTCAGGGTGACCAACGTCAGGACCAACCACTACAACGACACCGTGTCGCTGAATTCAACAGGACTGACCCGAGTTGACAAG gtggtGGCTGCTTCTGTCCAGACCGGGACGCTGGAGATCACAGGAGTGTTTGAGTGCAGCTCGACCACGAGCCGCCTGGAGGCCGTGTTCGCCGGGCAGGTCATGGCGTTCAGCGCGACCAACAAAAAGCTGGCCGAGGCATTCAACATCAAGCCGGGGGGCTGTTTTGAGGACGGGCTCCTCGCTAAAATGCCGCTGTTCGGCCAGGCAGAAGTACGAGGGAAAAAGATCATcgccattaaaaaaatgtaa
- the LOC115371256 gene encoding uncharacterized protein LOC115371256 isoform X2 — protein sequence MAERENNWREALTSIIEELTDSQYKKMLAFLNDIPQGQRGKDKEEMAQIIIERLGVERSITEIQRVLEKLPRRDAKVQELLRPFVEKPRDNQQQEENEAAAPRPRDDQTPPPSADEKLRAARTAFINRASGPALDALLNELLHLKVINNMEMETIREQPRPARAQQLIDMVMNKGAAASSHMITIFCELDPFLSRELKLC from the exons atggcagagagagagaacaactgGAGGGAGGCGCTGACCTCCATCATAGAGGAGCTGACCGACAGTCAGTACAAGAAGATGCTGGCCTTTCTGAATGACATCCCCCAGGGTCAGAGGGGCAAGGACAAAGAGGAAATGGCCCAAATCATCATAGAGAGGCTGGGTGTAGAGCGCTCTATCACTGAGATTCAGCGAGTCCTGGAAAAACTCCCCAGGAGAGACGCCAAAGTCCAGGAGCTGCTGCGTCCCTTTGTGGAGAAACCGAGGGACAACCAGCAACAAGAGGAGAATGAAG ctgcagctcctcggCCCCGGGACGATCAGACTCCACCTCCATCGGCGGACGAGAAGCTGCGTGCCGCTCGGACCGCCTTCATCAACCGAGCATCGGGACCGGCTCTGGACGCTCTGCTGAATGAACTCCTGCACCTGAAGGTTATAAACAACATGGAAATGGAGACGATCAGAGAGCAGCCCAGGCCAGCAAGAGCCCAACAGCTGATTGACATGGTGATGAATAAAGGAGCGGCTGCCAGTTCTCACATGATAACCATCTTCTGTGAGCTGGACCCGTTTCTGTCCAGAGAGCTGAAGCTCTGTTGA
- the LOC115371256 gene encoding uncharacterized protein LOC115371256 isoform X1 — MAERENNWREALTSIIEELTDSQYKKMLAFLNDIPQGQRGKDKEEMAQIIIERLGVERSITEIQRVLEKLPRRDAKVQELLRPFVEKPRDNQQQEENEVTAAAPRPRDDQTPPPSADEKLRAARTAFINRASGPALDALLNELLHLKVINNMEMETIREQPRPARAQQLIDMVMNKGAAASSHMITIFCELDPFLSRELKLC; from the exons atggcagagagagagaacaactgGAGGGAGGCGCTGACCTCCATCATAGAGGAGCTGACCGACAGTCAGTACAAGAAGATGCTGGCCTTTCTGAATGACATCCCCCAGGGTCAGAGGGGCAAGGACAAAGAGGAAATGGCCCAAATCATCATAGAGAGGCTGGGTGTAGAGCGCTCTATCACTGAGATTCAGCGAGTCCTGGAAAAACTCCCCAGGAGAGACGCCAAAGTCCAGGAGCTGCTGCGTCCCTTTGTGGAGAAACCGAGGGACAACCAGCAACAAGAGGAGAATGAAG ttacagctgcagctcctcggCCCCGGGACGATCAGACTCCACCTCCATCGGCGGACGAGAAGCTGCGTGCCGCTCGGACCGCCTTCATCAACCGAGCATCGGGACCGGCTCTGGACGCTCTGCTGAATGAACTCCTGCACCTGAAGGTTATAAACAACATGGAAATGGAGACGATCAGAGAGCAGCCCAGGCCAGCAAGAGCCCAACAGCTGATTGACATGGTGATGAATAAAGGAGCGGCTGCCAGTTCTCACATGATAACCATCTTCTGTGAGCTGGACCCGTTTCTGTCCAGAGAGCTGAAGCTCTGTTGA
- the LOC115371257 gene encoding rho-related GTP-binding protein RhoG-like — protein MQSIKCVVVGDGAVGKTCLLISYTTGAFPKEYIPTVFDNYSSQVTVDGRTISLNLWDTAGQEEYDRLRTLSYPQTNVFVICFSISSPASYENVKHKWHPEVSHHCPGVPVLLVGTKSDLRNDGEIQRKLKEQNQTPVTHQQGAALARQIHAMRYLECSALNQDGIKDVFAEAVRAFLNPQPAVTKKPCVLL, from the exons ATGCAGAGCATCaagtgtgtggttgtgggtgACGGAGCGGTGGGGAAGACCTGCCTGCTCATCTCCTACACCACCGGAGCCTTTCCCAAAGAGTACATCCCGACTGTGTTCGACAACTACAGCAGCCag gtgacGGTGGACGGCCGGACGATCAGCCTGAACCTGTGGGACACGGCGGGGCAGGAGGAGTACGACCGGCTGCGAACGCTGTCCTACCCGCAGACCAACGTCTTCGTCATCTGCTTCTCCATCTCCAGCCCCGCCTCCTACGAGAACGTCAAGCACAAGTGGCACCCCGAG GTGTCCCATCACTGTCCCGGCGTGCCGGTGCTCCTGGTCGGCACCAAGAGCGACCTCCGAAACGACGGTGAGATTCAGAGGAAGCTGAAGGAGCAGAACCAGACGCCCGTCACCCACCAGCAGGGCGCCGCCCTCGCCCGGCAGATCCACGCCATGCGCTACCTGGAGTGCTCCGCCCTCAACCAGGACGGCATCAAGGACGTGTTCGCCGAGGCCGTCAGGGCCTTCCTGAACCCGCAGCCCGCCGTCACCAAGAAGCCCTGCGTGCTGCTGTAG